A stretch of DNA from Coccidioides posadasii str. Silveira chromosome 1, complete sequence:
ACGCCTTGTGTGTCGAGCGGTCATTTGGCAAGTCTTCTCACGATTAAGAGGCTCTATCCATGACGAGGAGTCTGGCGGAATCGCAGTGGCTTTGgaatttatttttatttttatttatttatttgatGGTGCATTGATTTTACGGTACCTTGCCAACCTATCCTAAGGGTTAGCTGATACCTCTCTCCGAACATCACACAAAGTATCATGTGCAAAAAAGTACCACCTATCTTCTAGCCTTGACCTGGAGGTTTCATACTTAGGACCCTATGAGTACTCTAAAACAGAAGCTCTCGAGCTTCAAGAATACGAAGTTCATGTTCATATGTTGCCATGGGTGCTCAAGAACTGGCACCGACAGGATATGCGATCATATCCTGGACCACGGGCTGGGCTGttcttgattttgataaAGTCTTCTCCATATCCGCAGAGTCAGGGCCTTATATTGGAAGCAGGGCTGCTGCAATCACTTAGAACCTTGCTGACTTAAGTTAGTGGCGCTTTTGTATATCCGAAAAGAATTATATTTCATTATTGCAACCTTAGTATTCTGAACCCTTGAAAGATATCTCCGTCCAGATGGCGGCAAAGCGTACGCAATCGTTTCCCGCATTTCTCTAGAAGTTGTCTCTCGTGAATGGATCTTCTCGCCGAGGGAAGTCAAACTGGAGCGGAGGATCATTCTATTCGACGTGTGTGACGCAGCGATATACATATGTCGCCTTCGAGAGTTCATTGTTCCCACCAAATGGCGATACCTATCGTTGCAAAAGAATCAAAGCGTCACCAGAGGGCAGTCAAGGAGAAGTAGCAGGAATGAAACCGGCAGATTCGAGTGTAGTTACAACCCTGATCAACCGGAGAATAACTTCCGCGAATCAAGCCCATCTGTAAAAAGCACAAACCACGGCAATGCAGCAAATGCTACCACGGTCATCCCCAGAGATAAGTACGCCGTATGCACCGGGATGGGATGATCTCTCGAAGTGGGACAGAGTGTGCATCCATAATAAATATATGTCCGCTTTAAGGCACTCGATAAGTGGGGATCCAggttatttttttcttttttcccctccatTCCGGCAGGGATTTATGGAATGACATTCAGAGTTATTAGCAACGAGGTCCAAACAAACCCGATCGTGAGAGAACCAGCAAAACCCATCTTCCATTTCAGGATCTAACATAATGTGTCCTCAACCCTGTTTCTTGTGGGAACTTGTATATTTTTAACATCACAAGCGGGATCGAGATCGAAATTTCAACCCTCTGCGGCATCAAACCCCCGTCGCATGGCACGGTGGGGTCCTTATCCTGGTGTCCCGGTGGGTTCAGCCTTCGGGGCTGCTTCGTCTCAGCTTCAGGGTCTGGATGTTCTCGCGAGCAGATCCGCGATGGAGACATAAATACTGAGTAGAGAGCACATATCTCGGCCTCTCATGGACGGCAACGTGGGAACGTGCAACGAGAGCGGTCTGCGGGACGGTGGTTGTTCTGTATTGATGCCTTCGGTACCTGCATGAATGGTAGCATGCCACATGTCAGGGATTGTGTGGTTTTTCCAACTGGTCTCGTGCCTTGTAGCAAGATCATAACTACCAACCTGTGAGGTTGGGTTTGAGGAGTATGTTACCATTCGAATAGAGGGCCATGCAAGCGGTGGCAAGCGCCCGAATAGGGAACTCGACGCTGGGCCCTCGATGAGGCTCAGCGCAGTCAGTGCCCGTTGCCTCGTATACGGAGGACTCTACGAACGATAccgtattttcttttttctttaagGGTACCGAGTATGTAAGCGTAATATTTCGAAAAACGAACCGCCACCAAATTCAGAACAAAAACGTTTTGTGCCAAGCAGCGGGGATTCGCAGGCTCTGATTGGTGTTCCTGAGCACCGGGACGGGTCAGCCAGGAACAAACTTCGCAAGGGAAGACAGGGAAACGGTGATCGTAGGACGTGAGAGGGAAACACTTGGACAGATGCGTAAATTCGGCATTCGACCTGACGGCGGCAGATATAACCGCATGGTATGGAGCTACCTGACCGCTGTTGTTCTGATTTCCTTCGACAGTGTAAGACGATGCGGTCGGGCATCGCGATAATTTCCACATCTTCCACACAGACACGGAGCGGTGTCAGATAAAAAGCCCACCCTGATGATGCGTCCACGTCGGCCAGGCGAGCATCCACCCTTCAAGCCAGCGACCGTCAGCCATTCTCCACCGCGATTATGTAAAGCTGGCCGAGGATGGTGCAAATAAACAGGGTGGCTTCTTGTTGTTTGTGTCTCACTGCCCTGCCCTGGAGCCCCCTGGACAATGCCGACCACGCTAACGAGCACCAGTGCAACGCTAGCGGTATAGCGGCCTCCACAGCAACCCCTTTGTGCTGACCACTCTGGCGCACAAAACAATGCGCTCCGGGCGCTCATTGGTGAGGCTGCGGCCTCTCTCTGGAATGGCCACTTTGGCTGGTCACTGTTCTGGGCACGGCGGTTCCCACCCTTTCCCCTGGCCGCCCAGGGATCAGCAGCCCAATCCTTCCCCCCGTTTCGTTGCCAATCTCCCACTTTTCCCGGCCAGCGAACCTCACTTCTCTCTGCCCCTTCgtctccctctctccctttCCTTTTAATCCTCCAATTTCCCCGTCCTGTCGCTCATTCGGCGTCTCTCACGACCTTTTTCGTTTCCCTTCTCTCGTCCTCTTTTTATCCTCTCTCAATCTTTCCGTCCGACCTGGGGGATTATCGCATCCTTCCACCCACGTTCATTTGGAAAGACAGCAATTTCCGAGTTTCTCACTCCTGAAACCCGTTGGTCCACCCATTCTGCGATCGACACCCTGTACAGTCTCAACCTCCAGAGGCAAAACATACCATCGCTTGTCACAAGCGTAAGTTGCATCTCTCTTCATTTCGCTTTGCCGCGGGTTATCGACATCAGGCTTTTTTGAAAATTTACTTTTTGTGATGGCTGCTGGCCTTTCTTTTGCTCATTGAGACTGGCTGAAGACGCGGAAACTTCTCACCGTCACCACTACCCTTTCTCTGGGTTCTCCTATCGCTGACAATGGCTGAACTTCCGCAGTTATCGTGCGTCACAAGCGTTGTAATCGAGATATTCGACTGGTCTCGATCCTCTCCTTGACAGTTGCTCTCCACAATTCGACGTCGACCGCTCTTTCATTGCTTGTCCATATTTTTGACCAACTTGTACAATGAAGCTCACACCCGCAATCCTGACGCTTGCTGCTGCCGGCTCCGTCGCGGCCAGCCACCATCAACATCGACATGGTCATGTTCATATGAAGCGTAATCCCGTGCCCACCAAGGTCGTGACTGTGCCTGGACCCATTGTCGTCGCCTACGAGCTTGATGGCAAGCCCATTAGCAAGGAGGAAGCCTGCAAGGGCATTACGGAGGGCAGTCTCCTCTGGGCTGATGGCGGAAGCTACCCTGAGGTGTGCGAGCCCACACCACCAGCCCCAGTCGACAAGCCCAAGGGCGGCCAGGAGTTCTATGAATCCCCCAAGCCTGAAGAGCCAGCCACGACCTCTGAGGCCGCTCTGCCTCCTGTTCCAACTCCTTCTGCTCCAAAGATTGACCTTCCCAAGCCAGAGCTCCCGAAACCAAAGCTCCCAGAGCCAGACATCTCCTTGCCAGGTGAGGGCGAAGGGCTCGACACCGATTTCCCTGATGGCGAGATTGATTGCTCTGACTTCCCATCGAAATATGGCCCCATTTCTCTCCATTGGCTTGGTCACGGCGGGTGGAGTGGCGTCCAACTCCCCAACTATGGTGGTGGCCTGATCAGCAGCATCCGAACTGCTATTAAGGGTGAAGGCTGCACTGAAGGAACTATGTGCTCGTATGCCTGTCCTCCTGGTTACCAAAAGTCCCAGTGGCCATCCACGCAAGGCTCTACCGGTGAGTCGGTTGGTGGACTGGAATGCAAGAACGGCAAGCTCCGTCTCACCAATCCCACTCTCTCCAAGAAGCTTTGCGTTAAGGGTGCTGGTGGCGTCAAAGTGAAGAACACGATGAGCGAGGTCGTCTCTGTTTGCCGAACCGATTATCCCGGTATGTGTTCCACAGCAGCTTGTGAATTTCTCAGCTCGTATTATTGACAAGCATTAGGAACCGAATCCGAGACTATTCCTCTCCTTGCATCCCCTGGATCGACTAACCCACTCACTTGCCCTGATGCCGGTACCTATTACAAGTGGAAGAACATGCCTACCTCTGCGCAGTATTACGTCAACCCCAAGGGCATTGGCATTAAGGAAGCTTGCCAGTGGGGTGACGGCAGCAAGCCAATCGGCAACTGGGCCCCGATCAATCTTGGTGTTGGAAAGAAGGATGGTGCCACCTGGATCTCCATCTTCCAGAACAAGCCCACCACCAACGAGAAGCTCGACTTCAAGATTGAAATCAAGGGTGACAACCTCTCTGGTTCTTGCCGATACGAGAACGGTCTTTTCTACTCTGCCACCGGAAGCAACAGCGATGGATGCACGGTACGTCCCCCGAGCCCCTATAGCCTTGTTAGCAACGCATATTCTAATTCTTTTTCCCATGACAGGTCCAAGTTATGTC
This window harbors:
- the SUN1 gene encoding Secreted beta-glucosidase sun1 (CAZy:GH132~SECRETED:SignalP(1-18)~EggNog:ENOG410PFHK~COG:S~BUSCO:9796at33183), yielding MKLTPAILTLAAAGSVAASHHQHRHGHVHMKRNPVPTKVVTVPGPIVVAYELDGKPISKEEACKGITEGSLLWADGGSYPEVCEPTPPAPVDKPKGGQEFYESPKPEEPATTSEAALPPVPTPSAPKIDLPKPELPKPKLPEPDISLPGEGEGLDTDFPDGEIDCSDFPSKYGPISLHWLGHGGWSGVQLPNYGGGLISSIRTAIKGEGCTEGTMCSYACPPGYQKSQWPSTQGSTGESVGGLECKNGKLRLTNPTLSKKLCVKGAGGVKVKNTMSEVVSVCRTDYPGTESETIPLLASPGSTNPLTCPDAGTYYKWKNMPTSAQYYVNPKGIGIKEACQWGDGSKPIGNWAPINLGVGKKDGATWISIFQNKPTTNEKLDFKIEIKGDNLSGSCRYENGLFYSATGSNSDGCTVQVMSGEATYVFS